The following is a genomic window from Gemmatimonadales bacterium.
AAGTGACGGAGTCCACCACCGAGGAATTCCGTAGCTTCGCATGGCGCGTGCCGGAGCTGGTGATGGTCCCGGCGCGCGACGGGGTGCAGGTGCCGGCGCGATTGTACCGGCCCACGGGCCGGTCCAACGGCGCGGGCGTGATCTTCGTGCACGGCGCCGGCTACACCCAGAACGTGCACAAGTGGTGGTCGTCATATTCGCGGGAGTACCTGTTCCACCACCTGCTGGCGGAGCGAGGCTACACGGTGCTCGACCTGGACTACCGTGCGAGCGCCGGCCACGGGCGCGACTGGCGGGCCGCGATCTACCGGCACATGGGCGGCCCCGACCTCGAGGACAACGTGGACGGCGCGCGGTGGATGTCTCGCACGCTGGGCGTGGACTCCACGCGGATCGGGATCTACGGTGGCTCGTACGGCGGCTTCATCACTCTCATGGCCATGTTCACTACTCCGGGTGTCTTCCGGGCCGGTGCCGCGCTCCGGCCGGTGACCGATTGGGCGCACTACAACCACGGCTACACGGCCGCGATCCTCAACGAGCCGCAGGAGGACAGCACCGCGTATCTCAGGTCTTCCCCGATCTATTTCGCGGAGGGACTGAGCGGCGCCCTGCTGATCTGCCATGGCATGGTTGACGACAATGTCAATTTTCAAGACGCCGTCCGACTATCGCAGCGGCTCATCGAGCTGCGCAAGGAGAACTGGGAGATCGCCATTTATCCCGTCGAGCCGCACGGCTTTCGGCAGGCATCCAGCTGGGCGGACGAATACCGGCGCATTCTCCGGCTGTTCGACACCAACCTGCGGGAGCGGGAGACGGTGCGCACGGGGAATTAGACGCCGCATTCTGCGTGCTCGCCGCGCCGATCGGGCTCGCCGATCAAGAGCGGCGCATCCTCGCGCGGCCCGCGTAGGCGTTTGCCCGCGTCGCGGCCCCGCCGCTACATTCCGGCCGCCGGCACGGGGCGGTAGCTCAGCTGGGAGAGCACCTGGTTTGCAACCAGGGGGTCACGGGTTCGAATCCCGTCCGCTCCATCCTTGTTAATGGACGCCTCGACGCTCCATCAGTACCGAATCGTCAAGCTTTTCCTCGGTGCCGGCTTGGTGGCGGCGATGCTTGCGGTCGCGCTGCTCCGGACCGCCGGCAGGGCGACGGGCGGCCCCGCGGAGCCGGCGCGCGACGAGACCCGCGTCGGCCCCTGGCGCGATGTGCTCGGCCTACTGGTCGCCATCGCGACCTCCGGGACCCTCCTCTATCTCCTTTCCCATCGGCCTCGTCTTCCGGTTCTTCCAGACCTGGCAGTCCGTCGCCCTCCTGGTCGCGTTCGTGATCGTGGCGGCAGCGCCGGGGGTCTACGCGGTGAGGACGCGCGCCCTGTGACGCTGGCCGACCGGTGAAGGCGACCGACGACCTGTCGGAGAGCGTCGGCCTTTCGATCGCCGCGCTGGTCCTCGCCTCGGTGATCCCGATGGCCACCACCGGGCCGTTCGCCGACCTTCCGTACGGTCTCTTCGTCCTAGTGGCCGGCTACGCC
Proteins encoded in this region:
- a CDS encoding prolyl oligopeptidase family serine peptidase, with the translated sequence MWFTSEVSGWAHAYTVPASGGTRRALTSGPWEVQGVELSPDGRRFYFHSSEVHWGEHHFYAMGTDGAGKTQLTRGEGRHDGVVSPDDRWLAIMYSQANHPPELYIQANRPGAPWRQVTESTTEEFRSFAWRVPELVMVPARDGVQVPARLYRPTGRSNGAGVIFVHGAGYTQNVHKWWSSYSREYLFHHLLAERGYTVLDLDYRASAGHGRDWRAAIYRHMGGPDLEDNVDGARWMSRTLGVDSTRIGIYGGSYGGFITLMAMFTTPGVFRAGAALRPVTDWAHYNHGYTAAILNEPQEDSTAYLRSSPIYFAEGLSGALLICHGMVDDNVNFQDAVRLSQRLIELRKENWEIAIYPVEPHGFRQASSWADEYRRILRLFDTNLRERETVRTGN